A region of Mammaliicoccus sp. Dog046 DNA encodes the following proteins:
- a CDS encoding CoA-acylating methylmalonate-semialdehyde dehydrogenase, with product MAEILKNYINGEWKASKSKETIDVLNPATKEVIAKVPVSTREELDEVAKIAHEAFQEWKEVAVPKRARLLFKLQQLLLENKEELAEIITKENGKNTTEALGEVQRGIENVEFAAGTPSLMMGDSLSSIATNIEGTSYKYPVGVVGGITPFNFPMMVPCWMFPMAVSLGNTFVIKPSEKTPLLVNRLAELVEEAGFPKGVFNVVHGAHDVVNGICENEFIKAVSFVGSKPVGEYVYKKATENLKRAQCLTGAKNHTIILNDADIDGAVKDVIGAAFGSAGERCMAAAVVAIQEDVYEEFKEKLVQASKDIIIGNGIEDNVFLGPVIREENVERTLSYVDQGVAEGAKLVLDGREDNNEEGYFVKPTIFEDVTTDMKLWKDEIFAPVLSIVKVKNLKEGIALANQSEFANGACLFTDSASSIRYFRENIDAGMLGINLGVPAPMAIFPFSGWKSSFYGSLHANGKDSIDFYTHRKVVTARHSNPQF from the coding sequence ATGGCAGAAATCTTAAAGAATTATATTAATGGTGAATGGAAAGCGTCGAAAAGTAAGGAAACTATAGATGTTTTAAATCCAGCGACAAAAGAAGTTATTGCGAAAGTACCTGTTTCGACTAGAGAAGAATTAGACGAAGTAGCAAAAATTGCACACGAAGCTTTTCAAGAGTGGAAAGAAGTAGCGGTACCTAAACGTGCAAGACTACTATTCAAACTTCAACAATTGTTATTAGAAAATAAAGAAGAATTAGCAGAAATTATCACTAAAGAAAACGGAAAAAATACTACTGAAGCACTTGGTGAGGTTCAACGAGGTATTGAAAATGTTGAATTTGCTGCAGGAACACCTTCATTAATGATGGGAGACTCATTATCAAGTATTGCAACAAATATTGAAGGAACAAGCTATAAATATCCAGTAGGTGTTGTTGGTGGTATTACACCATTTAACTTCCCAATGATGGTTCCTTGTTGGATGTTCCCAATGGCGGTTTCATTAGGTAACACATTTGTGATTAAGCCATCTGAAAAAACACCGTTACTCGTAAACAGACTTGCGGAACTAGTCGAAGAAGCAGGTTTTCCTAAAGGAGTGTTTAACGTTGTACATGGTGCACACGATGTTGTAAATGGTATTTGTGAAAATGAATTTATTAAAGCTGTATCATTTGTTGGATCTAAACCAGTGGGTGAATATGTCTATAAAAAAGCAACTGAAAATTTAAAACGCGCGCAATGTTTAACTGGTGCTAAAAACCATACAATCATTTTAAATGATGCTGATATTGATGGTGCGGTTAAGGATGTTATAGGAGCAGCATTTGGTTCTGCAGGAGAAAGATGTATGGCCGCTGCAGTTGTTGCAATCCAAGAAGATGTATATGAAGAATTTAAAGAAAAACTTGTTCAAGCTTCAAAAGATATCATCATCGGAAATGGTATTGAAGATAACGTATTCTTAGGACCTGTTATCAGAGAAGAAAATGTCGAACGTACATTGAGTTACGTTGATCAAGGTGTTGCTGAAGGTGCAAAACTTGTGCTAGACGGTAGAGAAGACAATAACGAAGAAGGATATTTCGTTAAACCAACTATTTTTGAAGACGTAACAACGGACATGAAATTATGGAAAGATGAAATTTTTGCACCAGTTTTATCTATTGTAAAAGTCAAAAATTTAAAAGAAGGAATCGCTTTAGCGAATCAATCTGAATTTGCGAATGGTGCGTGCTTATTTACGGATAGTGCTTCATCTATTAGATATTTCAGAGAGAATATCGATGCAGGCATGTTAGGTATTAATTTAGGTGTACCAGCTCCGATGGCGATATTCCCATTCTCAGGTTGGAAATCATCATTCTATGGTTCATTACATGCGAATGGTAAAGACAGTATTGATTTCTACACACATCGCAAAGTTGTAACTGCACGTCATAGTAATCCACAATTTTAA
- a CDS encoding ketose-bisphosphate aldolase: protein MNTFIQEAKQSHYAIPQINVNGLIWIECILKAAEKTRSPIILGTTDKVIEFLGGYDFICKTIKNKVASMDITVPVIIHLDHGLTVEGCKQAVDAGYDSVMFDGSKLPIEENIAQTKEIVEYAHKHQVIVEGEVGAIGGNEDGVIGNVQYARLEDCIRLAEEANLDTLAPALGSVHGKYQGEPNLGFDEMQEIQDAINIPLVLHGASGISDEDLVKAIKLGHAKINFNTEINIAWSQQLRQTLTDNQEMFNPQQILTPSKAAIQETVESIIYKCLSNHQVE from the coding sequence ATGAATACATTTATACAAGAAGCGAAACAATCACATTACGCCATTCCTCAAATTAATGTTAATGGATTAATATGGATAGAATGTATTTTGAAAGCAGCAGAAAAAACACGTTCCCCAATTATTTTAGGAACGACAGACAAAGTTATTGAGTTTCTTGGCGGTTATGATTTCATCTGTAAAACAATCAAAAATAAAGTCGCATCAATGGATATAACAGTTCCAGTGATTATTCATCTTGACCATGGATTAACAGTAGAAGGATGTAAGCAAGCAGTAGATGCTGGATATGATTCAGTCATGTTTGATGGTTCGAAACTCCCTATTGAAGAAAATATTGCACAGACAAAAGAAATTGTGGAGTATGCACATAAACATCAAGTTATTGTTGAAGGTGAAGTTGGTGCTATTGGTGGTAATGAAGATGGTGTCATTGGGAATGTACAATATGCACGTTTAGAAGATTGTATTAGACTTGCAGAAGAAGCGAATTTAGATACACTTGCCCCAGCACTTGGATCTGTACATGGTAAATATCAAGGAGAGCCCAATTTAGGATTTGATGAAATGCAAGAAATTCAAGATGCCATTAATATCCCCCTAGTATTGCATGGCGCATCAGGAATTTCAGATGAAGATTTAGTAAAAGCAATTAAACTTGGACATGCCAAAATTAATTTTAATACAGAAATTAATATCGCATGGAGTCAACAATTGAGACAGACACTGACAGATAACCAAGAAATGTTTAATCCCCAACAAATATTGACACCAAGTAAAGCAGCGATACAAGAAACAGTAGAATCCATCATTTATAAATGCTTATCAAATCATCAAGTAGAATAA
- the iolG gene encoding inositol 2-dehydrogenase: MSQIKIGQVGLGRLGKVHAGNIVNHVKNAELYAVTSVVEEELVYAKESLGVEKCYTSYSEMIEDTDLDAVVIASPSGFHSVQITQALEKGLHVFSEKPIGLDLEDIQQVVENINDNQDKVLQLGFMRRFDESYQFAKESIQNGDLGKITTMRCYGIDPSTGLNSFINFAKSSASGGIFLDMSIHDIDLIRWFTGSEFKTVYSLGNNIAAPELSECDELETGACLAELEDGTIAYLLAGRNAQHGYHVETEIIGTEGMIRIGNAPEKNLVTLYDKNGVVRPTSSHFPERFKAAFINELNAFVNAINEKEASTVTGVDGLKSTEVAIAMQKSFEQKKIIKL, encoded by the coding sequence ATGTCACAAATAAAAATTGGTCAAGTTGGATTAGGTAGACTTGGAAAAGTACATGCTGGAAACATTGTGAACCATGTCAAAAATGCAGAATTATATGCTGTAACGAGTGTGGTTGAAGAAGAGTTGGTATACGCAAAAGAATCATTAGGCGTCGAAAAGTGCTATACATCTTATTCTGAAATGATTGAGGACACTGATTTAGATGCTGTCGTTATCGCTTCTCCAAGTGGATTTCATTCAGTTCAAATCACTCAAGCATTAGAAAAAGGTCTTCATGTCTTCTCAGAGAAACCAATTGGTCTTGATTTAGAAGACATTCAACAAGTTGTTGAAAACATTAATGACAACCAAGATAAAGTACTCCAATTAGGATTTATGCGAAGGTTTGATGAGTCCTATCAGTTTGCTAAAGAATCCATACAAAATGGAGATTTAGGAAAAATCACAACGATGAGATGTTATGGCATAGATCCTAGTACAGGATTAAATAGCTTTATAAATTTTGCGAAAAGCAGTGCGAGTGGTGGCATCTTTTTAGACATGTCTATTCATGATATCGATCTTATACGTTGGTTTACAGGTTCAGAGTTTAAGACTGTTTATTCCCTAGGAAATAATATAGCGGCACCAGAACTATCTGAATGTGATGAACTTGAAACAGGCGCTTGTTTAGCTGAATTAGAAGATGGCACAATAGCTTATTTATTAGCTGGAAGAAATGCGCAACACGGTTATCATGTTGAAACAGAAATTATTGGTACTGAAGGAATGATAAGAATCGGTAATGCACCGGAGAAAAATTTAGTCACTTTATATGACAAAAATGGTGTAGTAAGACCGACTTCAAGTCATTTTCCAGAACGTTTTAAAGCAGCATTTATTAATGAATTAAATGCTTTTGTAAATGCTATAAATGAAAAAGAAGCATCAACGGTCACTGGCGTTGACGGATTGAAGAGTACAGAAGTTGCAATTGCTATGCAAAAATCTTTTGAACAAAAAAAAATAATTAAGTTATGA
- the iolE gene encoding myo-inosose-2 dehydratase, protein MTKDIRFACAPIAWTNDDMPELGHENSFEQCISEMALSGYEGTEIGNKYPKDPDVLKSFLEPRGLSVASAWLSLYLTSEPYEVTEAAFIKHRDFLHALGAKVIVVSEQGNSIQGDLKKALFKEKPVFTDKEWQLLVEGLEKLGTLAQEKDMKIVYHHHMGTGIQTTKEIDELMERTNKDKVSLLYDTGHLVLSGEDPIDIFNRHEDRIKHIHFKDVRPDVKEAVDKECKCFLDGVRQGMFTVPGDGVIDFKPILDLIYQSNYSGWVVVEAEQDPAVANPFIYAKKAKDYIAQYQ, encoded by the coding sequence ATGACTAAAGATATACGATTTGCTTGTGCACCAATTGCATGGACAAATGATGATATGCCTGAATTAGGACATGAAAATTCATTTGAACAATGTATTAGTGAAATGGCGCTTTCTGGTTACGAAGGCACTGAAATTGGTAATAAATATCCGAAAGATCCAGATGTATTGAAATCATTTTTGGAACCTAGAGGATTGTCCGTAGCGAGTGCTTGGTTGAGTTTGTATTTAACTTCAGAACCGTATGAAGTGACTGAAGCTGCATTTATCAAACATAGAGATTTCTTACATGCACTCGGCGCGAAAGTCATTGTCGTTTCAGAACAAGGTAATAGTATACAAGGTGATTTGAAAAAAGCTTTATTTAAAGAAAAACCTGTATTTACCGATAAAGAGTGGCAATTACTTGTTGAAGGATTGGAGAAGTTAGGAACTTTAGCACAAGAAAAAGATATGAAAATCGTGTACCACCATCACATGGGGACAGGTATTCAAACGACGAAAGAAATCGATGAACTTATGGAAAGAACGAATAAAGATAAAGTTTCTCTCTTATATGATACTGGACACCTAGTGCTATCTGGAGAAGATCCGATAGATATATTTAATCGACATGAAGATAGAATTAAGCACATACATTTTAAAGATGTTAGACCAGATGTGAAAGAAGCTGTCGATAAAGAATGTAAATGTTTCTTAGATGGGGTAAGACAAGGGATGTTTACAGTACCAGGTGACGGCGTTATAGATTTTAAACCGATATTAGACTTAATTTATCAATCGAATTATAGCGGATGGGTTGTTGTTGAAGCTGAACAAGATCCAGCAGTTGCCAATCCATTTATATATGCTAAAAAAGCAAAAGATTATATTGCACAATATCAATAA
- the iolG gene encoding inositol 2-dehydrogenase, producing the protein MMTLTFGVVGAGRIGQLHINYLRTHKDVRIKWISDLYCDKLTDWIEQAGIENKTKDHMDIINDPEVDVVVICSPTDTHVDIIKAACEKGKHIFCEKPISLSLDEAKEALEAVQQANVKLQMGFNRRFDRNFKQLQNILNNGELGNIQTLRITSRDPEPPPIEYIKRSGGLFMDMMIHDFDMARYLMQSEITEVYATGGALVDPEIAKYDDIDTALVTLKFENGSMAVIENCRRSVYGYDQRVEVLGDNGAIDIGNEQASTLNYHRAEGISKDNPPYFFLERYSEAYKVEVDGFIDAILNDTDVLCSIEDGYKAQEIAMKCKESLLANEPKSLVTGHSKTL; encoded by the coding sequence ATTATGACACTTACATTTGGCGTGGTAGGCGCAGGAAGAATTGGTCAGTTGCATATCAATTATTTAAGAACACATAAAGACGTTAGGATTAAATGGATTTCAGATTTATATTGTGACAAACTGACAGACTGGATTGAACAAGCAGGTATAGAAAATAAAACGAAAGATCATATGGATATTATTAATGATCCAGAAGTTGATGTTGTTGTGATTTGTTCTCCAACTGATACACATGTGGATATTATTAAAGCAGCATGTGAAAAAGGTAAGCACATATTCTGTGAGAAGCCGATTAGTTTATCTTTAGATGAAGCGAAAGAAGCATTAGAAGCGGTTCAACAAGCAAACGTTAAATTACAAATGGGCTTTAATAGACGATTTGATAGAAACTTTAAACAGCTTCAAAACATTTTAAATAATGGTGAACTTGGAAATATTCAAACATTGAGGATTACTTCTAGAGATCCAGAGCCACCACCAATTGAATATATTAAACGATCAGGTGGTCTATTTATGGATATGATGATCCATGACTTTGATATGGCGAGATACTTAATGCAATCTGAAATAACTGAAGTGTATGCTACTGGAGGTGCATTGGTAGATCCAGAAATAGCGAAATATGATGATATAGATACAGCGTTAGTAACACTTAAATTTGAAAATGGCTCAATGGCAGTTATTGAAAATTGCAGAAGAAGTGTATATGGATATGACCAACGCGTTGAAGTGTTAGGAGATAATGGCGCAATTGATATTGGTAATGAACAAGCATCCACATTGAACTATCATCGTGCAGAAGGTATTTCTAAAGATAATCCACCGTATTTCTTCTTAGAAAGATATAGTGAAGCTTATAAAGTTGAAGTAGACGGATTTATTGATGCGATATTAAATGATACAGATGTATTATGTTCGATTGAAGACGGTTATAAAGCACAAGAAATAGCAATGAAATGTAAAGAATCATTATTAGCAAATGAACCAAAATCACTCGTAACTGGCCATTCAAAAACACTATAA
- the iolD gene encoding 3D-(3,5/4)-trihydroxycyclohexane-1,2-dione acylhydrolase (decyclizing) gives MIKTVKLTTGEAIVKFLTKQYISIDGEESKFVEGVMNIFGHGNVLGIGEGLSQYQDELKIIQGKNEQGMTHTAVGFSKQSLRKKIFAVTSSVGPGSANLVTAAGTALANHIPVLLLPGDTFATRQPDPVLQQIEHAHSIGITTNDALKPVSRYFDRITRPEQIMSALIRAFEVMTNPQTAGPVTLALSQDVQGEVYDFPESFFEKRVHYVDRLTPSLRSVEAAVERLKEAKQPLLIVGGGAKYSEAQAIIETLMDQTNIPMAETQAGKGTVATSHPLNLGGLGVTGNLAANVYAKDADVIVGIGTRYSDFTTSSKTAVNFDAAQFININVNRVDAYKLDALQVVGDAQASLEQITKLLSEHQYKTLSKVKHLKQQWHKERTRLSQVNIHNKDFEAEIAGHFEQQALNKYVTSLQTELPQTNALIKVNEGIDKDAIIVAAAGSLPGDLERLWETDVFNTYNMEYGYSTMGYEIAAAVGAKIANPNSEVYALVGDGSFLMLHTELVTALQYNYKINIVLFDNSGFGCINNLQMGNGSESFCTEFNDYNGNVMNIDYKKVAEGYGAVSYSVNNLESLEEALKKAKKETKSTLIEIKTLPKTMTDGYESFWNVGVSEHSTKSSIKEAFKEKAESMKTAKQY, from the coding sequence ATGATCAAAACAGTGAAATTAACGACTGGAGAAGCAATTGTTAAATTTTTAACAAAACAATACATTTCTATCGATGGAGAAGAATCGAAATTTGTTGAAGGTGTTATGAATATATTCGGACATGGTAATGTGCTTGGCATAGGTGAAGGCTTATCACAATATCAAGATGAATTGAAGATTATTCAAGGTAAGAATGAACAAGGCATGACTCATACGGCTGTTGGATTTAGTAAACAATCCTTAAGAAAGAAAATATTTGCGGTGACATCATCAGTCGGACCAGGTTCAGCAAATTTAGTAACAGCTGCAGGAACTGCATTAGCAAATCATATACCAGTCCTATTGTTACCTGGTGATACATTTGCAACACGTCAACCTGATCCAGTATTACAACAAATTGAACATGCCCATAGTATTGGCATCACAACTAATGATGCGTTAAAACCAGTTTCTAGATATTTTGATCGGATAACGCGACCAGAACAAATCATGTCAGCTTTAATCCGCGCGTTCGAAGTCATGACGAATCCTCAGACAGCTGGGCCAGTAACGTTAGCTTTAAGTCAAGACGTACAAGGTGAAGTATATGATTTCCCTGAATCATTTTTTGAAAAGCGTGTTCATTATGTTGATAGACTAACGCCTTCATTAAGATCGGTAGAAGCGGCTGTAGAACGATTGAAAGAAGCCAAACAACCACTATTAATTGTAGGTGGTGGGGCTAAATATTCAGAAGCACAAGCTATCATTGAGACACTTATGGATCAAACGAATATACCAATGGCTGAAACACAAGCTGGTAAAGGAACGGTCGCAACATCACATCCATTAAATCTAGGTGGTTTAGGTGTGACAGGTAACTTAGCAGCTAATGTATATGCAAAGGATGCAGATGTAATCGTAGGTATAGGCACGCGCTATTCAGACTTTACAACAAGTTCTAAGACAGCGGTTAACTTTGATGCAGCCCAATTCATCAATATTAATGTTAACAGAGTAGATGCTTATAAGTTAGATGCTTTGCAAGTAGTAGGCGATGCACAAGCTTCTCTTGAACAGATCACGAAACTACTAAGCGAACATCAATATAAAACTTTATCTAAAGTTAAGCATTTGAAACAGCAATGGCATAAAGAAAGAACAAGGCTATCTCAAGTTAATATCCATAATAAAGATTTTGAAGCTGAAATTGCAGGTCATTTTGAACAACAAGCATTAAATAAATATGTAACTTCATTACAAACAGAACTGCCTCAAACAAATGCGCTTATAAAAGTAAATGAAGGCATAGATAAAGATGCAATTATAGTCGCAGCGGCTGGATCATTACCTGGAGATTTAGAAAGATTATGGGAGACAGACGTGTTCAATACTTACAACATGGAGTACGGTTACTCAACGATGGGATATGAAATCGCAGCAGCAGTTGGTGCTAAAATTGCGAACCCAAATAGTGAAGTGTATGCACTCGTCGGCGATGGTAGCTTTCTAATGTTACATACCGAATTAGTAACTGCACTGCAATATAACTATAAAATTAATATTGTGCTCTTTGATAATAGTGGATTTGGTTGTATTAATAATCTACAAATGGGTAACGGTAGTGAGAGTTTTTGTACCGAATTTAACGATTACAACGGAAATGTAATGAATATCGATTATAAGAAAGTTGCAGAAGGGTATGGCGCAGTTTCTTATAGTGTAAACAACCTTGAATCGTTAGAAGAAGCACTGAAAAAAGCAAAAAAAGAAACAAAATCGACGCTCATAGAAATCAAAACGTTGCCTAAAACAATGACAGATGGTTATGAATCATTTTGGAACGTAGGTGTCTCTGAACACAGTACGAAATCATCCATTAAAGAAGCTTTTAAAGAAAAAGCAGAATCAATGAAGACAGCAAAACAATATTAA
- a CDS encoding solute:sodium symporter family transporter, whose amino-acid sequence MSMFAAISFVLVIFCVGLYAYLRSRKIDTQNSDGFFMGGRSLTGFTIASTIIMTNLSTEQIVGQNGQSFMAGMEVMAWEVTSAVAIVILALVFLPRYFRYGVDTISDFIEMRFDTFTKRLVSLLFIFTYVVSFLPVVLYSGALVFNKIFNVSELLNISDMTAVIVISTGIGIVGIIYLFIGGLSLSAHSDSIYGVGLIVGGLAIPVLGLILFGDGSLLKGFDKVVQNTPEKLNSLGAIDSKIVPWPTLFFGMFFNNLFFWCTNQMIVQKALAGKNLKEAQKGAMYVGVFKIFGALFLVFPGVLAFNMLGDKVTNPDNAYPMLVNEVLPGWAYGLFGAVIFGAILSSFVGSLNSTATLFSLDFYKSVINKEASNKQVSRVGRIITIVVGVIVVIIAPMISLFPQGLYAVVQEFNGIYNMPLLVLVLVGFFVKRTSQLGAKVMFILHIILYALSKVLITEIHFLYVLSVLFFIDLLVVLLFNKWKPSDEFDFNVNYAKVDITPWKHRYLVGVIIICVVIFTYILFSPLGLA is encoded by the coding sequence ATGAGTATGTTTGCGGCAATTTCATTTGTATTAGTAATATTTTGTGTAGGTTTATATGCTTACTTACGAAGCAGGAAGATTGATACACAAAATTCTGATGGATTCTTTATGGGTGGAAGAAGTTTAACAGGATTTACAATCGCTTCAACAATTATTATGACGAATCTTTCTACTGAACAAATCGTCGGTCAGAATGGTCAGAGTTTCATGGCTGGTATGGAAGTGATGGCTTGGGAAGTAACTTCGGCAGTTGCGATCGTTATCTTGGCGCTCGTATTTTTACCCAGATACTTTAGATATGGTGTAGATACGATTTCTGATTTTATAGAAATGAGATTTGATACATTTACTAAAAGACTCGTATCGCTGTTGTTTATCTTTACATATGTTGTATCTTTCTTACCGGTTGTACTTTATTCAGGTGCACTTGTATTTAATAAGATATTCAATGTAAGTGAATTGTTAAACATCAGTGACATGACTGCAGTAATTGTTATATCTACAGGAATTGGTATTGTAGGTATCATTTACTTGTTTATTGGCGGATTATCGTTAAGTGCCCACAGTGACTCAATTTATGGAGTTGGATTAATTGTAGGTGGATTAGCTATACCTGTTTTAGGATTAATACTGTTTGGAGATGGCAGTTTATTGAAAGGTTTCGATAAAGTTGTTCAGAATACACCAGAAAAACTGAATTCACTTGGTGCAATCGATTCGAAAATCGTACCTTGGCCAACGTTATTCTTCGGTATGTTCTTTAATAACTTATTCTTCTGGTGTACAAATCAGATGATCGTTCAAAAAGCACTTGCAGGTAAAAATCTTAAAGAAGCCCAAAAAGGTGCGATGTATGTAGGTGTATTTAAGATATTTGGTGCATTGTTCTTAGTATTCCCAGGTGTATTAGCTTTCAATATGTTAGGGGATAAAGTAACGAATCCTGATAATGCATATCCGATGTTAGTAAATGAGGTTTTACCTGGATGGGCTTATGGTCTATTCGGTGCAGTTATATTTGGTGCGATACTTAGTTCATTTGTTGGATCTTTAAATAGTACCGCAACGTTGTTCTCGTTAGACTTCTATAAATCAGTAATTAATAAAGAAGCTTCTAATAAACAAGTTTCTCGTGTTGGTAGAATTATTACGATTGTAGTCGGTGTAATTGTTGTTATTATTGCACCAATGATTTCACTATTTCCACAAGGTTTATACGCAGTCGTGCAAGAATTTAATGGTATTTATAATATGCCGCTATTAGTACTTGTACTGGTAGGATTTTTCGTTAAACGTACATCACAGCTTGGCGCTAAAGTGATGTTTATTTTACACATTATTTTGTATGCGCTTTCAAAAGTATTAATTACAGAAATACACTTCTTATATGTATTGAGTGTGTTGTTCTTTATCGATTTACTCGTAGTATTGTTATTCAATAAATGGAAACCATCTGATGAGTTTGATTTCAATGTGAATTACGCAAAGGTAGATATTACGCCTTGGAAACATAGATATTTAGTCGGTGTAATTATCATTTGTGTTGTTATATTCACGTATATCTTATTCTCACCACTTGGATTAGCATAG
- the iolC gene encoding 5-dehydro-2-deoxygluconokinase translates to MNNKKHIVAIGRAAIDLNANEINRPMEETSTFTKYVGGSPANIMIGTAKLGLDVGMIANVSDDQHGRFITNYFEKVGVDTSQINVDEDGHKIGLTFTEIKSPKESSILMYREEVADLYIAPEQVDELYIKNSEYLLISGTALSKSPSREAVLKALLIAKKHDVKIIFELDYRPYSWKNEEETSIYYELVANQSDVVIGTRDEFDMVEHYKSKTDQEISALLFEEQPNLVVIKHGVQGSHAFDKEGNTFEGKAFKANVVKTFGAGDSYAAAFIYALVKGKTVEEALKYGAASAAIVVSSHSSSEAMPTVDKIEQLIKEQS, encoded by the coding sequence ATGAATAACAAAAAACATATTGTAGCCATTGGTCGTGCTGCAATCGATTTAAACGCAAATGAAATCAATAGACCTATGGAAGAAACATCAACTTTCACGAAATACGTAGGTGGTTCACCAGCAAATATCATGATTGGTACTGCTAAATTAGGTTTAGATGTTGGGATGATTGCTAATGTATCAGATGATCAACATGGCAGATTTATTACGAACTATTTTGAAAAAGTAGGTGTCGATACATCACAAATAAACGTCGATGAAGATGGACATAAAATAGGTTTAACTTTTACAGAAATAAAAAGCCCTAAAGAATCGAGTATTTTAATGTATAGGGAAGAAGTGGCGGATTTATATATTGCGCCTGAACAAGTAGATGAATTGTACATTAAGAATTCGGAATATTTGCTCATTTCAGGAACAGCATTATCAAAATCACCTTCAAGAGAAGCGGTATTAAAAGCGTTGCTCATCGCAAAAAAACATGATGTGAAAATTATTTTTGAACTGGATTACAGACCATATAGTTGGAAAAACGAAGAAGAAACGTCTATTTACTATGAATTAGTTGCGAATCAATCTGATGTGGTCATCGGAACGAGAGACGAATTCGACATGGTTGAACATTATAAATCAAAAACAGATCAAGAGATTAGCGCTTTATTATTCGAAGAACAACCGAATTTAGTTGTCATTAAGCACGGTGTGCAAGGATCACATGCTTTTGATAAAGAAGGTAATACATTTGAAGGTAAAGCGTTCAAAGCGAATGTTGTGAAGACGTTTGGCGCTGGTGATTCTTATGCAGCAGCATTTATTTACGCACTTGTGAAAGGTAAAACAGTTGAAGAAGCATTGAAATATGGTGCGGCCTCAGCAGCAATTGTTGTGAGTAGCCATAGTTCATCAGAAGCGATGCCGACTGTAGATAAGATAGAGCAATTAATTAAAGAACAATCATAA
- the iolB gene encoding 5-deoxy-glucuronate isomerase translates to MSRLLNKPVHHPLSDDVQVIHDLKPDDIHLDYIGFKVLDIRSGGSYEETTGDFELCIVALTGNIDVSDGEETYKDLGTRSSVFEKIPTDSIYISKNHNVNIKANSDARVVFCYSPADEQRETKLIPASENSVEDRGKYSNKRHVHNILPDTHTASEKLLVVEVYTDQGNWSSYPPHKHDVDNLPNESLLEETYYHEMNPSKGFVFQRVFTDDRSLDETMTVENGDVVVVPEGYHPVAVPDGYDGYYLNVMAGPKKVWKFYNQPDHEWIIDRV, encoded by the coding sequence ATGTCACGATTATTAAATAAACCTGTACATCATCCATTAAGTGATGATGTACAAGTGATACATGATTTGAAACCAGATGATATTCATTTAGATTATATAGGATTTAAGGTGCTCGATATTCGATCAGGAGGAAGTTACGAAGAAACAACAGGTGATTTCGAATTATGCATCGTCGCTTTAACTGGAAATATCGACGTATCTGACGGAGAAGAAACGTATAAAGACTTAGGAACAAGATCATCAGTATTTGAAAAAATACCTACAGATAGCATCTATATTTCTAAAAATCATAACGTGAACATTAAAGCGAATAGTGATGCTAGAGTCGTATTTTGTTATTCTCCTGCAGATGAACAAAGAGAAACTAAACTTATCCCTGCATCTGAGAATTCTGTAGAGGATCGTGGAAAGTATTCTAACAAAAGGCATGTGCATAATATCTTGCCAGATACACATACAGCAAGTGAAAAATTATTAGTTGTAGAAGTTTATACGGATCAAGGTAATTGGTCGAGTTATCCACCACATAAACATGATGTTGATAATTTACCGAATGAATCATTGCTAGAAGAGACGTACTATCATGAAATGAATCCAAGTAAAGGCTTTGTATTTCAACGAGTATTCACTGATGATCGTTCTTTAGATGAAACAATGACTGTTGAAAATGGTGACGTGGTTGTTGTACCAGAAGGTTATCATCCCGTTGCAGTTCCTGATGGATACGACGGTTATTACTTAAATGTTATGGCAGGACCGAAGAAAGTATGGAAATTTTATAATCAACCCGATCACGAATGGATTATCGATCGCGTATAA